In the genome of Acidovorax sp. 69, the window GGCGCACGGCAAGGTCAGCACCCAGCACCAGCCGTTTGACCTGTACGGCACCAGCACCAGCTACGCGGGCAAGCAGGTCAGCGCATCCGTAGGCAACAAAAATGGTGACTGGTCTTGGTTCCTCAACTTCAACAAGACCGACAGCGAAGGCCAGCCGCTCACCTTCCCCACACGGCTGGTGTCTGCGGGCACACCGAGCGGAGCGGACACATCCGGCAACGCGGGCACGCCCGTGACCGGCGCCGTGCTGGGCAACAACCGCAGCAACCAGCCCTGGTACCTGCTGGGCACAGCCACGCAGTACCACACGCAGCAAGACCACATCAAGGCCAAAGTCGCCTACGACTTCTCGCCCACCGTGCGGGCGGCCTACACCTTTGGCTGGTGGCACAACGAATCCGAAGGGCGGCCCAACAGCTACCTGCGTGATGCCAATGGCAACGCGGTATACGGCGGCACGGTCAATATCAATGGCCGCTCGTTTGCGCTGGCGCCCACCGACTTCAACGTCTCCAACGAAGACCTCACGCACTTCATGCATGGGCTCTCGGTCAAGAGCAACACCAAAGGTGTATTCGACTGGGAGGTGGCTGCCAGCCTGTACGACTACCAGACCGATACCCTGCGCGCCGCCACTACGGCACTGCCCGCAGCGCTGAACGGTGGTGCGGGCCGCATCGTCAACAGCAAGGGCACGGGCTGGAACACGCTGGCCGCCAAGGGCACCTGGCGGCCCGACGGCGTGCAGGGCGCGCACATCGTGGACTTTGGCCTGCAGCGCGACAGCTATCAGCTGCGCACCATCGAGAACGCCACGGCGAACTGGATCAATGGCGCTGCGGGCGTCCGCAACCAGGCGTTCAACGGCGACACGCAATTGCTGGGCCTGTGGGCGCAAGACACCTGGAAGATCGCGTCAAAGTGGAAGGCCGTGCTGGGCGCCCGTGCCGAGCGCTGGAGCGCCAGCAACGGCCAGACGGGCAACGCCACTGCTACGCTCAACCATCCCGAGCGCACTGAAAACTACCTGTCGCCCAAGGCCGCCGTGGCCTACCAGGCCAGCGACCTCTGGGTGCTGAAAGCCTCCACCGGCCGCGCCGTGCGCACGCCCACCGTGGCTGAGCTGTACCAGGGCGGCATCAGCGGCAGCGGCACGCTCATCAACAACGACCCGAACCTGAAGCCTGAAAAGAGCTGGACCACCGAGCTGACGGCCGAGCGCGACATGGGCAATGGCCTGCTGCGCCTGACCGCCTTCTTTGAGCGCACGAAGGACGCGCTGTACTCGCAGACCAATGTGCTCGTCACGCCCAACGTCACCAACGTGCAGAACGTGGACGCCATCCGCACCAAAGGCATCGAGCTGGCCTACCAGGCCGCCAATGTGGGGATGCGCGGGCTCGATATCGGGTCTAGCCTGACCTGGACGGACTCCAGGATCACCCGCAACGACAAGTTCCCCGCCAGCGTGGGCAAATGGCAGCCGCGCATCCCTGCATGGCGCGCCAGCGCAGTGGCCACGTACCGGCCTGACGCCACCTGGTCGTACACCCTGGGCGCGCGCTACAGCGGCAAGCAATACAGCACGCTCGACAACACCGACGTGAACGGCTTTGCCTACCAGGGCGCCAGCCGCTACTTCACCACCGATGTGCGCGTGCGCTACCAGATCACCAAAGAGGTCAGCGCCGCCGTGGGCATCGACAACCTCAACAACTACCAGTTCTGGAACTTCCACCCCTACCCGCAGCGCACCTACATGGCGGAACTCAAGGTGGACCTGTAAGCCCCCTTAGCGGCTGCGCTACCTCCCCTCCAGGGCGGCGCCGCCAGCGGCCCGGAAAAACCGGTTCCGCAGTGGCACTGGCCTCAGCGCCGCCAGTTTTTAAGGCAATGAATCGTTGAAACGGAAAGGTCAAAATATGAAGACGAAAACTATCAAAAAGATAGCTGCTACCGCTTTTTGGATAAGCGCCAGTGCCACTTTTGTGCCCGCATCGGCCCATGTAGTGCTTGAATACCAGGTGGCCTCGGCGGGCGCCAGCTACAAAGCCAGCTTCAAGGTCGGCCACGGTTGCGGTGCCTCGCCCACGCGGCAGGTAGCGGTCGATATCCCAGCGGGCATGCGTGGCGCGCGCCCCATGCCCAAACCGGGCTGGACGCTCGATGTGCAGCGCGACAAACTCGCCCAGCCCTATGCCAGCCACGGCCGCAGCATCACCGAAGACGTGGTGCGCATCACCTGGACGGCCAAGACACCCGAGGACATGCTGCAAAGCACCCACTACGACGAGTTCGTGCTCGTGGCCCAGGCGCCCGAACAAGCGGGCACCGTGTACTGGCCTGTGCGCCAGGTTTGCGCTGAGGGCCGCAACGACTGGACCGAAGTGCCCCGGGCCGGCCAGACACTGTCGGACCTGAAGTCCCCTGCGGCAGCGCTGGAGATTCTTCCCACCGGTGGCGCCGCTGCCCACAATCATTGACAGTCAGGCCCATCGCCTGCGCATTCTTCTCCTGAAACTCGAAAGACATCCCTCATGAAAAAGCTGCTTCACACCGCCGTGCTTGCTTCTACCCTGGCTGCTGCATGGGCCAGCGCCCCTGCATGGGCACAGACCGCCGCCGTCAAGGTCGAAGGCGCCTGGGCCCGGGCCAGCGTGCAGGGCCAAAAGGGCACGGGCGCGTTCATGCGCCTCACCGCCAAGGATGGCGCACGCCTGGTACGCGCCGAATCGCCCGCTGCGGGCGTTGCCGAAGTACACGAGATGAAAATGGAAGGCGACGTCATGAAGATGCGCGCCGTGCCCGCGCTGGAATTGCCCGCAGGCAAGACGGTGGAACTCAAGCCCGGCGGCTACCACGTCATGCTGATGGACCTGAAGGCGCCTCTGGCCAAGGACAGCTCGGTGCCCCTCACCCTGGTGTTCCAGGACGCCCAGGGCGTGGAAAGCAAGCTCCAGTTCAACATGCCCGTGGCGACGACGGCCCCCGGCGGTGCCACCGCAGGCAGCATGATGGATGGGCACAAACACTGAGGCGCCCGCCGCCGCAGCGCCTTCGCGGGCGCAACGCATTGGAGTAAGCTGTGCGCTCACCACAGACCCACCTCTTGCGGAGCGGCCATGAGCGACACATCCAACTTCGGTTTCGGCAAATTCGTCCCCGGTTTTGATTTTCTGCAAAGCCTGGCCAAGGGGGCGTCCACCAGCATTCCGCAGTTGCCCAACCTTTCCAACTGGGTGGCACCCACCATCAGCGTGGAAGAGCTGGAAAAGCGTATCGACGAACTGAAGGCCGTGCAGTTCTGGCTGGAGCAGAACTCGCGCGCGCTGGCCGCCACGATCCAGGCGCTGGAGGTACAGAAGATGACGCTGGCCACGCTCAAGGGCATGAACTTCAGCATGGGCGATGTGGCCAACGCCTTCAAGCTCAAAACCGCCGACACCGTGATGAGTGGCGTACAAAAAGCAGCCGATACCGTGAGCGGTGCCGCCGAAGCCGTGGCCGGCGCTGCAGCCCGCGTGACGGGGCGCGCCAGTGCGGCCGAGGAGCCTGAGGACGCAGCCGCTGAGGCCGAGCCCACCAAAGCCAAAACAAAGGGCAATGCATCGTCTGCGGCCGAGCCCGCCGTGGTGGACCCGATGCAGTGGTGGGGTGCGCTCACCAGCCAGTTCCAGCAGATCGCCGCCAGCGCCATGAAGGACGCTGCCAAGCAAACTGCCATCGATACCACCAAGAACATGGCCACCGGCCTGGCCAAGGAAGCCCTCAAGACGGCGACCGGCATGGCCACCCAGTTTGCCGCCAAGGGCATGCAGACCATGCAGGGCGGAGCAAAACGGGCAGCAGCAGTCAGTGCCACCGCCAAAAAAGCACCCGCTGCCAAGAAGCCGGCGGCCCGTAAAGCCGCTGCGAAGCCCGCCGCCAAAAAAACCAGCACCACCCGCAGCCCAGCGGCCCGCAAGCGAGCGGGCTAAGCGGCCGCGCCAACGGGGGCGGTGTGGGTCGTCCGCACGGTGGCTTGCCACCTCACCGCCACCACCCTGGCATGGAGATCACCACCATGAAACTTTTTCCTACCGGCCATGCCACCCACCCGCAATGGCGCATGGCTGCCGCGCTGGTGCTGGCCCAGTTGCGCGCCCAGATGGCGCTTCCTGACTACGCATCGGCGCCCACGCTGGGCCTGCTGTACATCACTGACCACTACGCCAATGACGCCCAGGCGCTGCTCGACTACCTGAGCGGCGAGCTGCCCGAAGTGACCGACTGGAGCGGTACCGTGGGTGTGGGCGTGTCGGCCAACAACGCCGAATACTTTGACGAGCCCGCGCTGTCGGTCATGCTGCTCGATGTGCCCGCCGACCAGTACCGCGTGTTCTCCGGCGTGGCGCCGCTGCCCACGCATGCGCAGCACCCGGGCGCGGGCTTTGTGGCCCACACGGCGCTGGTGCATGCCGATGGCCATACGCCGGAACTGGCAGAACTGCTGACCGAAATGGCGGCACGCACCGACACCGGCTACCTGTTTGGCGGCCTCTGCGCCAGCCGCACGGCCAGCGTGCAGTTTGCGGTGGGCGGTGACGGCAACATGGCTGGGCAGGGCGGTGCCAGCGGCGTGTTTGACGGCGGCCTGTCGGGCGTGGCGTTTGGCGCCGGGGTGTCGCTGGTGTCGCGCGTGACGCAGGGCTGCCAGCCCGTGGGCGCGCTGCACACCATCACCGCTGCGCAGGACAACGTGGTGCTTGCGCTCGATGGCGAGCCCGCGCTGGATGTGCTGCTCGATACGCTCGATGTGTCGCTGGACAATGGCGACCCGCAGCCCGCCCTGCGCAAGGTGCGTGCCACGCTGGCCGGGCTGGTCAGCGCGGGCGAGCAGCCGCAGGGCCAGCGCCGCACGGGCCATTTTGGTACCGACACCCGCGTGCGCCACATCCTGGGGTTGGACGGATCTCGCCGGGGCGTGGCCCTGGCCGACCATGTGGAGCCTGGCATGCACCTCGCGTTCTGCCAGCGCAATGTGGCCGCTGCGCGGGCCGACCTCATGCGCATCTGCGCCGAGATCCGCGAAGAGCTGTCGCCCGAGGAACTGGAGCCTGCGCCGATGCCGATGGTGTCGTCTGATGCGCAGCATGGCGTAGCGCCCACACCCGGTGCGTCTGCCGGGCGCGTGCAGCCGCAGACGGGGCAACGCATTTGTGGTGCGATCTATGTGAGTTGCTCTGGCCGGGGCGGCCCCCATTTCGGAGGCCCCAGTGCTGAGCTACAGATCGTGCGCCATGCACTGGGTGACGTGCCGCTGGCCGGCTTTTTTGCCGGGGGCGAAATTGCGCACCACCATTTGTATGGTTATACCGGGGTGCTGACCGTTTTTGTGGACGGCGAGACCGCCTGAAAACGTTATCGCAGCGATGGCAGATCGCGCGCAGCCCGCCGCCGTCACCAAGGCCGCGCGGTAGCAAGCGCCCCGGTGGGCACCCTTGGCGTCAACCGGCGGGGTAGTCCTCGGCGTCGGCTTTTTCCTGTTCCGTCAATCGCGTGGCCAGGATCTTGTCGATGGTCTTGCCATCCATGTCCACCACTTCGAGCTTCCAGTCTTCCCACTGCACGGTGTCGGTCACCTTGGGCAGGCGGCCGGTCAGCAGCATGATCATGCCGCTCAGGGTGTGGTAGCGGCCACGTTCTTCTTCGGGTACTTTGTCCAGGTTCAGGCGGTCTTTCAACTCGGGCACGGGGATGTGGCCGTCCAGCAGCCAGCTGCCGTCCTCGCGCTGCAGCGCCCACGAGGTTTCCGGGTCGCGCGGCTGGAACTCGCCGGTGATGGCCTCGATGAGGTCCTGCAACGTGACGATGCCCTGCACTTCGCCGTACTCGTCGATGACGAACGCCATGTGCACGTCCGACAGACGGAAGTTGTCCAGCAGTTCCATGCCTGTGATGGTTTCGGGCACGTACAGTGCGGTCTGCAGCGGCTGGTCGGCCAGGCCGCCGTGGGCCTTGTCGCGCAGCGTGCGCGACAGCCACTGGCGCGCGTTGATCACGCCCAGGATGTTGTCCATGCCACCCCGCACCACGGGGAAACGCGCGTGGTCGGATTCCTCGATGCACCGGAGGTTGTCTTCAAACGGTGCATCGATGTCCAGGCACACCACATCGCCGCGGGGCACCATCAGCGAGCCGATCTGGCGGTCATCCAGCCGGAACACGTTGCGCACCATGGTGTGCTCGTGCGACTCGATCACGCCGGCGGTGGTGCCCTCCACCAGCATGGCGTGGATCTCTTCTTCCGTCACCGGGCTACCGCTGGTTTCCTTCACGCCCAGGAGGCGCAGCAGCGTGCGGGTGGACGTGGACAGCAGCAGCACAAACGGCTTGGTGGCCAGTGCCAGAAAGTTGATGGGCCGCGCCACCAGGCGTGCAAAGGTTTCGGGGTACGACTGGCCGATGCGCTTGGGCACCAGCTCTCCCACCACGATGGAGAAGTAGGTGATGAGCACCACCACCAGCCCTGTGGCCGCATAGCCGCCGTAAGGCAGGGGTACACCCAGCGATTCGAGCCAGGCGGCCAGCGGTGCGGCCAGTGCGGCTTCACCCACGATACCGTTCAAGACGCCAATCGACGTGATGCCGATCTGGATCGTAGAGAGAAAACGCGTGGGGTCTTCGCCCAGCTTCACGGCAGCGGCGGCACCGCTATCGCCCTCATCAATCAGCTTTTGCAGCCGCACCTTGCGGGCCGTGACCAGAGCGATTTCTGACATGGCAAACAGGCCGTTGAGACAGATGAGAGCGAACAGTATTGCTATTTCCATACAAAGGGCGCCTTGCACGCCCTTGGGTGTTGAGTTGCAAGGGATTGTACGGAAGGGGCGGTGTGCCCTGGTTCCCCTTGAAATTTGGGGGGGTCAGCCGCCTTCGGTGGGCAGTCCTGTGGCATCCCACTCGGGCAGGCCCCCGCGCAGCCAGTACACCGACTTGAAGCCTTTGGCGGCCGCCACCTTGGCGGCCTTGTAGGACTTCCAGCATTCGGCGCCGTTGCAGGCAAAAATCACGGGCTTGGTCTTGTCGAGGTTCTGGAGTTTGTCGAGAGCCTGGAAGTCATCCTGTGCGGCATTGAAGGCCACGTCCTTGAGGCTCTTTTCCACGTAGGCGGCGAACACGGCGCCCCGAATGCGTTTGGTCTTGAACTCCTTCTCGGTGCGGGTGTCCACCAGCGTGGCGCCCTGTGCCTGCAGGGTCTGCGCTTCGCGCGCGGTGATGCGGTTCACCCCGGGCAGGCTGGTGGGGGTAAAGAGGCCCAGTTCCGCCACCCGGCGGTACTCGATGGTCTCTGGCCGCACGATGGCGGGCGGCAGGCCACTGGCATACGACGAAACGCTGAACCACTG includes:
- a CDS encoding TonB-dependent receptor, which translates into the protein MRKSRRALAVASAFPIALTFALTGAVPAFAQTADTANAPVKELGVVTIRSGQPTSLPTQIPTTIEGVTREQIEHSINATDSEDALKYLPSLLVRKRYIGDYNHAVLSTRASGTGNPARSMVFADGILLSNYLGNGPTNAPRWMLVTPEEIERVDVLYGPFSAAYAGNSVGAVVDYVTRMPTQFEAHGKVSTQHQPFDLYGTSTSYAGKQVSASVGNKNGDWSWFLNFNKTDSEGQPLTFPTRLVSAGTPSGADTSGNAGTPVTGAVLGNNRSNQPWYLLGTATQYHTQQDHIKAKVAYDFSPTVRAAYTFGWWHNESEGRPNSYLRDANGNAVYGGTVNINGRSFALAPTDFNVSNEDLTHFMHGLSVKSNTKGVFDWEVAASLYDYQTDTLRAATTALPAALNGGAGRIVNSKGTGWNTLAAKGTWRPDGVQGAHIVDFGLQRDSYQLRTIENATANWINGAAGVRNQAFNGDTQLLGLWAQDTWKIASKWKAVLGARAERWSASNGQTGNATATLNHPERTENYLSPKAAVAYQASDLWVLKASTGRAVRTPTVAELYQGGISGSGTLINNDPNLKPEKSWTTELTAERDMGNGLLRLTAFFERTKDALYSQTNVLVTPNVTNVQNVDAIRTKGIELAYQAANVGMRGLDIGSSLTWTDSRITRNDKFPASVGKWQPRIPAWRASAVATYRPDATWSYTLGARYSGKQYSTLDNTDVNGFAYQGASRYFTTDVRVRYQITKEVSAAVGIDNLNNYQFWNFHPYPQRTYMAELKVDL
- a CDS encoding YcnI family protein, with the protein product MKTKTIKKIAATAFWISASATFVPASAHVVLEYQVASAGASYKASFKVGHGCGASPTRQVAVDIPAGMRGARPMPKPGWTLDVQRDKLAQPYASHGRSITEDVVRITWTAKTPEDMLQSTHYDEFVLVAQAPEQAGTVYWPVRQVCAEGRNDWTEVPRAGQTLSDLKSPAAALEILPTGGAAAHNH
- a CDS encoding copper chaperone PCu(A)C gives rise to the protein MKKLLHTAVLASTLAAAWASAPAWAQTAAVKVEGAWARASVQGQKGTGAFMRLTAKDGARLVRAESPAAGVAEVHEMKMEGDVMKMRAVPALELPAGKTVELKPGGYHVMLMDLKAPLAKDSSVPLTLVFQDAQGVESKLQFNMPVATTAPGGATAGSMMDGHKH
- a CDS encoding PhaM family polyhydroxyalkanoate granule multifunctional regulatory protein yields the protein MSDTSNFGFGKFVPGFDFLQSLAKGASTSIPQLPNLSNWVAPTISVEELEKRIDELKAVQFWLEQNSRALAATIQALEVQKMTLATLKGMNFSMGDVANAFKLKTADTVMSGVQKAADTVSGAAEAVAGAAARVTGRASAAEEPEDAAAEAEPTKAKTKGNASSAAEPAVVDPMQWWGALTSQFQQIAASAMKDAAKQTAIDTTKNMATGLAKEALKTATGMATQFAAKGMQTMQGGAKRAAAVSATAKKAPAAKKPAARKAAAKPAAKKTSTTRSPAARKRAG
- a CDS encoding FIST N-terminal domain-containing protein, producing the protein MKLFPTGHATHPQWRMAAALVLAQLRAQMALPDYASAPTLGLLYITDHYANDAQALLDYLSGELPEVTDWSGTVGVGVSANNAEYFDEPALSVMLLDVPADQYRVFSGVAPLPTHAQHPGAGFVAHTALVHADGHTPELAELLTEMAARTDTGYLFGGLCASRTASVQFAVGGDGNMAGQGGASGVFDGGLSGVAFGAGVSLVSRVTQGCQPVGALHTITAAQDNVVLALDGEPALDVLLDTLDVSLDNGDPQPALRKVRATLAGLVSAGEQPQGQRRTGHFGTDTRVRHILGLDGSRRGVALADHVEPGMHLAFCQRNVAAARADLMRICAEIREELSPEELEPAPMPMVSSDAQHGVAPTPGASAGRVQPQTGQRICGAIYVSCSGRGGPHFGGPSAELQIVRHALGDVPLAGFFAGGEIAHHHLYGYTGVLTVFVDGETA
- a CDS encoding hemolysin family protein, producing MEIAILFALICLNGLFAMSEIALVTARKVRLQKLIDEGDSGAAAAVKLGEDPTRFLSTIQIGITSIGVLNGIVGEAALAAPLAAWLESLGVPLPYGGYAATGLVVVLITYFSIVVGELVPKRIGQSYPETFARLVARPINFLALATKPFVLLLSTSTRTLLRLLGVKETSGSPVTEEEIHAMLVEGTTAGVIESHEHTMVRNVFRLDDRQIGSLMVPRGDVVCLDIDAPFEDNLRCIEESDHARFPVVRGGMDNILGVINARQWLSRTLRDKAHGGLADQPLQTALYVPETITGMELLDNFRLSDVHMAFVIDEYGEVQGIVTLQDLIEAITGEFQPRDPETSWALQREDGSWLLDGHIPVPELKDRLNLDKVPEEERGRYHTLSGMIMLLTGRLPKVTDTVQWEDWKLEVVDMDGKTIDKILATRLTEQEKADAEDYPAG